In Haliotis asinina isolate JCU_RB_2024 chromosome 15, JCU_Hal_asi_v2, whole genome shotgun sequence, one DNA window encodes the following:
- the LOC137265273 gene encoding protein FRA10AC1 homolog → MDPYTSTQPSIAGGYGSEFESDAEEKKRKKDLENLLPQKKRGTGGVAKKRELEDEYSKEEGKIQRFQILSMDAYARHRKYINDYLLYYGGSKKDFIRDTSRDKTDLDVIRENHQFLWDEDDEDESWEKKLAKKYYDKLFKEYCIADLSRYKENKIGMRWRVEKEVVDGKGQFACGNKKCNEKEGLRSWEVNFGYMEHGEKKNALVKLRLCPDCSYKLNYHHRKKEVLPKKKKKKGGRSKKKHKSGHSSLSDDEAEEQESASVPAAGDTGKDAQKKAESEKSLWEGPAKIVEEKSREEEFDDYFEDMFL, encoded by the exons ATGGATCCATATACATCTACTCAG CCGTCTATAGCAGGAGGCTATGGGTCTGAGTTTGAATCCGATGCCGAGGAAAAGAAGAGGAA GAAGGACCTGGAGAATCTGCTGCCTCAGAAGAAAAGGGGAACTGGAGGGGTTGCCAAGAAGAGAGAACTTGAGGATGAGTACAGCAA AGAAGAAGGGAAAATCCAGCGCTTCCAGATTCTCAGTATGGATGCA TATGCCAGACATAGGAAGTACATCAATGACTACCTTCTGTACTATGGAGGATCAAAAAAGGATTTCATACGGGATAC GTCAAGGGACAAGACTGATTTAGACGTTATTCGAGAGAATCATCAGTTTCTATGGGATGAGGATGATGAAGATGAGTCATG GGAGAAGAAACTGGCCAAGAAGTATTATGACAAGCTGTTCAAGGAGTATTGTATCGCGGACCTCAGTAGATACAAGGAGAATAAG ATCGGGATGAGATGGAGAGTTGAGAAGGAGGTGGTGGATGGCAAAG GGCAGTTTGCTTGTGGAAACAAAAAGTGTAACGAGAAAGAAGGTCTGAGGAGCTGGGAGGTCAACTTTGGTTACATGGAACATGGAGAGAAGAAGAACGCCCTAGTCAAACTAC GGTTGTGTCCTGATTGTTCTTACAAACTGAACTACCATCACAG GAAGAAGGAAGTTTTgccaaaaaagaagaaaaagaagggtGGGAGATCAAAGAAGAAACACAAGTCTGGTCACAGTTCATTATCAG atgaTGAAGCTGAAGAACAGGAGAGTGCATCAGTACCTGCAGCCGGAGACACAGGTAAAGATGCTCAGAAGAAGGCTGAAAGTGAGAAATCATTATGGGAGGGACCTGCGAAGATTGTCGAGGAAAAGTCAAG AGAAGAAGAATTTGATGACTACTTTGAAGATATGTTTTTGTGA